In a genomic window of Methanosarcina horonobensis HB-1 = JCM 15518:
- a CDS encoding DHH family phosphoesterase: MQVDEAEFFNRLLDYRNILYLCHRNADPDAVSSAFALSEALGGTVGLVDGCNRVASVLIERLGIEIVDKPDPANYGFVVVVDTSTKAQLNDIELTTYCVIDHHTTTALTENAEFYLHRNTTSTVEIVYDILKAMGAPINRRMGIGMLTGIVTDTGHFKHASVDTFRTVAKIIEASGVEYGEVLDLMAATPQDISMRIAILKAASRVELDRVGDMLIASSHVSSFGGSASSMLINIGADVAFVGTTKGESVRVSARAKRDAVNAGVNLGQLMEDISNEYNGTGGGHSGAAGIDIIANMEEVLHKCREMTKKILENSLGTTAKEISEDEVEINENE; the protein is encoded by the coding sequence ATGCAAGTTGATGAAGCGGAGTTTTTTAACCGGCTCCTTGACTATCGAAACATTTTATATTTGTGTCACAGGAATGCAGACCCGGACGCTGTTAGCAGTGCGTTTGCTCTTTCCGAGGCTTTAGGAGGTACAGTAGGACTCGTAGACGGTTGCAACCGTGTAGCGTCCGTTCTTATAGAGAGGCTCGGAATTGAGATAGTGGATAAGCCTGACCCTGCAAATTACGGTTTCGTTGTTGTGGTCGATACTTCGACAAAAGCTCAGTTAAACGATATAGAGCTGACCACTTACTGTGTAATTGACCACCATACAACAACTGCTCTTACCGAAAATGCAGAGTTTTACCTGCACAGGAACACGACCTCAACTGTTGAGATAGTCTATGATATCTTAAAAGCAATGGGAGCGCCGATTAATCGCAGGATGGGAATCGGCATGCTTACAGGAATAGTTACGGATACCGGGCATTTTAAGCACGCATCTGTTGATACTTTCCGAACAGTGGCAAAAATTATTGAGGCCAGTGGAGTTGAGTACGGGGAAGTGCTTGACCTGATGGCTGCCACCCCCCAGGATATTTCAATGCGCATAGCTATCCTGAAAGCAGCAAGCAGGGTTGAACTCGACAGGGTAGGAGACATGCTTATAGCTTCTTCTCATGTGAGTTCCTTCGGAGGCTCTGCATCTTCCATGCTTATCAATATAGGAGCTGATGTGGCTTTTGTTGGCACTACAAAAGGAGAAAGTGTAAGAGTAAGTGCAAGGGCAAAACGCGATGCTGTAAATGCCGGAGTCAATCTTGGTCAACTGATGGAAGACATCAGTAACGAATATAACGGCACCGGAGGCGGGCATTCAGGAGCTGCAGGAATAGATATAATCGCCAACATGGAAGAAGTACTGCATAAATGCAGGGAGATGACAAAGAAA
- a CDS encoding prefoldin subunit beta yields MTAELPPQIQNQIAQLQQVQQQVQALTMQKSQIEAMQKESKMALDELERLADDAVIYRNVGELVIKTSKEESVSKLKDREETLSLRLQSISRQEERLTTRFKQLQEQIQQALGSRAQ; encoded by the coding sequence ATGACTGCAGAATTACCTCCTCAAATCCAGAACCAGATAGCACAGCTTCAGCAGGTACAGCAGCAGGTTCAGGCTCTGACCATGCAGAAATCTCAGATTGAAGCTATGCAAAAAGAGTCCAAAATGGCTCTTGATGAATTGGAAAGACTGGCTGACGACGCGGTGATTTACCGGAATGTCGGAGAACTGGTAATAAAAACGAGCAAAGAGGAGTCCGTTTCAAAACTTAAAGACAGGGAAGAAACCCTCTCACTCAGGCTTCAGTCTATCTCCAGGCAGGAAGAAAGGCTTACTACCCGTTTCAAACAGCTTCAGGAGCAGATCCAGCAGGCACTTGGATCCAGAGCACAATAA
- a CDS encoding M42 family metallopeptidase: MEKNTEKGGKLEEIKSLLEKFTNAHGISGFEDEVRKLLEKELEPYVDSMREDTMGNLIAVKEGKGPSVMLAAHMDEIGLMVRYIDDNGFLRFVGIGGWFDQTLLNQRVMIHGKKGSIPGVIGSKPPHVMKDEDRKKPVKLEDMFIDIGAKDMEDAGNLGVEIGTTASIDQEFVPLANGKVTSKAFDDRAGIVILLEVMKQLHERKIEANVYAVGTVQEEVGLKGARTCAFGICPDVALALDTTIPGDHPGISKTDSALELGKGPVITVADASGRGLIAHPQILRWLRETADKNEIPYQLGVGSGGTTDATSIHLTKEGIPTGTVSIATRYIHSPVEVLDMADIEACVSLIVKAIENVKAYF, from the coding sequence ATGGAAAAAAATACGGAAAAAGGCGGAAAGCTTGAAGAAATAAAATCTCTTCTAGAAAAGTTCACAAACGCCCATGGAATTTCCGGCTTTGAAGACGAGGTCCGGAAACTGCTTGAAAAAGAGCTTGAGCCCTATGTCGATAGCATGCGGGAGGATACTATGGGGAACCTCATTGCTGTTAAAGAGGGAAAAGGGCCTTCTGTAATGCTGGCTGCTCATATGGATGAAATAGGACTGATGGTCAGGTACATTGATGATAATGGGTTCCTTCGTTTTGTCGGGATAGGAGGATGGTTTGACCAGACTCTTCTCAACCAGAGGGTCATGATTCACGGCAAAAAGGGCTCTATCCCCGGAGTTATAGGCTCCAAGCCTCCTCATGTGATGAAAGACGAAGACAGGAAAAAGCCCGTGAAACTTGAGGATATGTTTATTGATATAGGAGCAAAAGACATGGAGGATGCCGGAAATCTGGGAGTCGAGATAGGCACGACAGCTTCAATCGATCAGGAATTCGTGCCTCTGGCAAATGGAAAGGTTACCTCCAAGGCTTTTGATGACCGTGCAGGAATTGTAATTCTCCTTGAAGTCATGAAACAGCTCCACGAACGCAAAATTGAGGCAAATGTCTATGCTGTCGGCACGGTTCAGGAAGAAGTAGGTCTCAAAGGAGCAAGAACCTGTGCATTCGGGATCTGTCCGGATGTCGCCCTTGCCCTTGATACCACTATCCCTGGAGATCACCCGGGTATCAGCAAAACCGATTCAGCTCTTGAACTGGGAAAAGGGCCCGTAATTACCGTAGCAGATGCTTCCGGAAGAGGTCTTATAGCCCATCCCCAGATTCTCAGGTGGCTCAGGGAAACAGCTGATAAAAATGAGATCCCCTATCAGCTGGGAGTTGGTTCAGGCGGCACCACGGATGCTACATCAATACACCTTACAAAAGAAGGCATTCCTACAGGTACGGTCAGCATAGCCACACGTTATATTCACTCTCCTGTAGAAGTCCTGGATATGGCAGATATAGAGGCTTGCGTTTCTCTCATTGTGAAAGCAATAGAAAATGTAAAAGCGTACTTCTAA
- a CDS encoding lipid II:glycine glycyltransferase FemX, with protein MEITIEYEGGSLIICRKVTVEDKEQWNNVVKESLNGTFYHTWEWNEVIEKGLNSEALSVAVEDDEENKLIGIFPFFIRNLFEDYKINKYFPDISKNFQIGCSPHHKLYSFGGPCVLSSITNSEEIYKLMFDFVNTYSKKKKNIIYHLIYPYHNCLDSALIQNGYTRTGIKKTAIINIDKDLKEICKGFKKQFSKDIRRASRNGVIIYESRNYKEDIDLYYNQFQKLLIDRIIERTGNSYRRVSPALVPYSYFEKLRDILFPQKMARLFFAEYNGVKVGALINFYYKDTIYLGHTSVLRGEYNDLNAYKLLIWHSIVDGKKNGFKNLDLTGLHHNELDGQYRFKMGFDGQIKEIGVYKSYRYNEIKHAKAIINELRKLKS; from the coding sequence GTGGAGATAACTATTGAATATGAAGGGGGGTCTTTAATAATTTGCAGGAAGGTAACAGTCGAAGATAAAGAACAATGGAATAACGTTGTTAAAGAAAGTCTTAACGGAACCTTTTATCATACCTGGGAATGGAACGAGGTTATAGAAAAAGGATTAAACTCCGAAGCTTTGTCAGTAGCGGTAGAAGACGATGAAGAGAATAAATTAATAGGGATCTTTCCGTTTTTTATAAGAAATCTTTTTGAAGACTACAAGATCAACAAATATTTTCCAGATATTTCAAAGAACTTTCAAATAGGATGTTCTCCTCATCATAAATTATATAGCTTTGGAGGTCCCTGTGTCCTTTCCAGTATTACCAATAGCGAAGAGATTTATAAGCTAATGTTTGATTTTGTTAACACATATAGCAAAAAGAAGAAAAATATTATTTATCATTTGATATATCCTTACCATAATTGTCTTGATTCTGCGCTCATTCAAAATGGATATACTAGGACCGGAATAAAAAAAACTGCTATAATAAATATCGATAAAGACCTCAAGGAAATATGCAAGGGATTTAAAAAACAATTTAGCAAGGACATAAGGCGAGCTTCAAGAAACGGGGTAATTATATACGAAAGTCGGAACTATAAGGAAGATATAGACCTTTACTATAATCAATTCCAGAAACTATTAATTGACAGAATCATTGAAAGAACTGGAAATAGTTATAGGAGAGTATCACCCGCCTTAGTGCCATATTCTTATTTTGAAAAACTCCGTGACATCCTTTTTCCGCAAAAAATGGCAAGATTATTCTTCGCAGAATATAATGGAGTAAAAGTTGGAGCATTAATAAACTTTTATTATAAAGATACGATATACTTAGGTCACACCTCAGTATTGAGGGGCGAATATAACGATCTTAACGCTTATAAGCTCTTAATCTGGCACAGTATAGTGGACGGAAAGAAAAATGGCTTTAAAAACCTGGATTTAACGGGTCTTCATCATAATGAATTAGACGGTCAATATCGATTTAAAATGGGATTTGACGGTCAAATCAAAGAGATAGGAGTATATAAATCGTACAGATATAATGAAATTAAACATGCAAAAGCAATTATTAATGAATTGAGAAAGTTGAAGTCTTAA
- a CDS encoding (R)-citramalate synthase, with translation MRFLDTTLRDGEQTPGVALTREKKLLIARALDEMKVNVIEAGSAITSAGERESIKAVANAGLNAEICSYCRIVKMDVDHALECDVDSIHLVSPVSDLHIRTKIKKDRDAVRQIAAEVTEYAKDHGLIVELSGEDASRADLEFLKAIYSDCIDAGADRLCFCDTVGLLVPEKTTEIFRDLSSSLKAPISIHCHNDFGLATANTVAALAAGAKQAHVTINGLGERAGNASLEEVVMSLEWLYKYDTGIKHEQIYRISRLVSRLTGIPVSPNKALVGGNAFTHEAGIHVHGLLADKATYEPMSPEYIGRQRQIVLGKHAGRSSITLALKEMGLEADEAQTEEIFNRVKQMGDQGKHITDADLQTIAETVLDIYKEPIVKLEEFTIVSGNRVTPTASIKLNVKDKEIVQAGIGNGPVDAVINAIRRAVSSCAEDVILEEYHVDSITGGTDALVEVRVKLSKNGKVITASGARTDIIMASVEAVMNGMNRLIRVE, from the coding sequence ATCCGCTTTCTGGATACCACTTTGAGAGACGGTGAACAAACACCTGGCGTAGCTCTGACCAGAGAGAAGAAACTCTTAATTGCCAGAGCCCTTGATGAGATGAAAGTCAATGTAATCGAAGCAGGCTCTGCAATTACTTCCGCAGGTGAAAGGGAATCCATCAAGGCTGTAGCGAATGCTGGCCTCAATGCCGAGATCTGCAGCTACTGCAGGATTGTAAAAATGGACGTTGACCATGCTCTTGAATGCGATGTCGATTCAATCCATCTTGTATCTCCGGTTTCTGACCTGCATATCAGGACGAAAATCAAAAAGGACCGGGATGCAGTAAGGCAGATTGCAGCTGAGGTAACCGAGTATGCTAAAGACCACGGTCTGATCGTGGAGTTAAGTGGAGAAGACGCATCAAGGGCAGACCTTGAATTTTTAAAAGCCATTTACTCAGACTGTATAGATGCCGGAGCTGACAGGTTATGCTTCTGTGATACCGTAGGTCTTCTGGTGCCTGAAAAAACGACCGAAATCTTCCGGGACCTGTCTTCCTCCCTGAAAGCCCCTATTAGCATTCACTGCCACAACGACTTTGGTTTAGCAACTGCAAATACAGTCGCTGCGCTTGCGGCAGGAGCAAAACAAGCCCATGTGACAATTAATGGTTTAGGTGAAAGAGCCGGAAATGCCTCTCTTGAAGAAGTTGTAATGAGCCTTGAATGGCTGTATAAATATGATACCGGCATCAAGCACGAGCAGATATACCGGATTTCAAGGCTTGTAAGCCGTCTTACCGGGATTCCCGTTTCCCCCAATAAAGCCCTTGTAGGAGGAAATGCTTTCACTCACGAGGCAGGGATTCATGTTCATGGGCTTCTGGCCGACAAGGCAACCTATGAACCCATGAGTCCTGAATACATCGGGCGGCAGCGCCAGATCGTGCTTGGAAAACACGCGGGAAGGAGCTCCATCACCCTTGCTTTAAAGGAAATGGGGCTTGAGGCTGATGAGGCCCAGACCGAGGAAATCTTCAATAGAGTCAAGCAGATGGGCGACCAGGGCAAACATATCACTGATGCCGACCTGCAGACCATCGCAGAAACCGTGCTTGATATTTACAAAGAACCTATTGTAAAATTAGAAGAGTTCACCATCGTATCCGGAAACCGGGTGACTCCAACTGCTTCCATAAAGCTCAATGTAAAAGACAAAGAAATCGTACAGGCTGGAATCGGAAACGGACCTGTGGATGCTGTGATCAACGCTATCCGGAGAGCCGTAAGTTCCTGTGCTGAAGACGTAATCCTTGAAGAGTACCATGTAGACTCGATTACCGGCGGAACTGACGCTCTTGTGGAGGTAAGGGTAAAACTTTCCAAGAACGGAAAGGTAATTACCGCAAGCGGGGCAAGAACGGACATTATAATGGCCTCTGTAGAAGCCGTAATGAACGGGATGAACCGACTTATCCGGGTAGAGTAA
- a CDS encoding acetolactate synthase large subunit — protein MTTGSTEKVNGAKALIKCLEKEGVDTLFGYPGGQIIPFYNELYDSDLRHILVRHEQAAAHAADGYARATGKTGVCVSTSGPGATNLVTGIATAYMDSVPIVALTGQVPRSLIGNDAFQEADITGITQPITKHNYLVQDPQEIPRIVKEAFHIASTGRPGPVLIDLPKDVQNIEIDLQYPDRVELRGYKPTYKGNTQQIKRAAEEIANSCRPIIYAGGGVISSNASAELVELAETIVAPVTTTLMGISCIPTEHPLYVGMLGMHGCKYANYAIQESDLIIAVGARFDDRVTGKLESFAPNARVIHIDVDPAEISKNVKVHIPIVGDAKQVLKSLIKYVQCCKSAEWIEKVNQWKKEYPLAYRKSQDTIMPQFVIEQISEACKDAIIVTEVGQHQMWAAQFFKYSKPRTFLTSGGLGTMGYGFPAAMGAKVGRPDKTVINIAGDGSFQMNSQELATVVQNDIPVVSVVLNNGYLGMVRQWQELFYDRRYSYTFIKGSVDFVKLAEAYGALGLRAEKPSEVRPAIEEAVKSGRPAVVEVIVECEANVYPMVPAGAAINEIIDLEEH, from the coding sequence ATGACAACCGGGTCAACAGAAAAAGTCAACGGCGCAAAGGCTCTTATAAAGTGCCTCGAAAAGGAAGGGGTTGACACTCTCTTCGGATACCCCGGAGGGCAGATCATTCCTTTCTACAACGAACTCTATGATTCAGATCTGCGCCACATACTTGTACGCCACGAACAGGCAGCAGCTCATGCTGCGGACGGGTACGCCCGTGCTACTGGAAAGACCGGGGTCTGTGTATCTACTTCAGGTCCCGGAGCAACCAACCTGGTAACAGGTATTGCTACTGCATATATGGACTCAGTGCCAATTGTAGCCTTAACCGGTCAGGTACCAAGATCCCTTATAGGAAATGACGCCTTCCAGGAAGCAGATATTACGGGCATTACTCAGCCGATTACCAAGCACAACTATCTCGTACAGGATCCGCAAGAAATCCCGAGGATCGTAAAAGAAGCTTTCCATATCGCATCTACCGGAAGGCCTGGCCCGGTGTTGATTGACCTTCCAAAGGATGTACAGAATATAGAGATTGACTTACAGTATCCTGACAGGGTAGAGCTCAGGGGCTATAAGCCAACTTACAAAGGAAATACCCAGCAGATTAAGCGAGCTGCCGAAGAGATTGCAAACTCCTGCAGGCCTATAATCTATGCAGGAGGAGGAGTTATAAGCTCGAATGCGAGTGCAGAGCTCGTTGAACTTGCCGAAACTATCGTGGCTCCGGTTACAACCACACTTATGGGTATAAGCTGTATCCCCACCGAGCATCCCCTTTACGTCGGAATGCTGGGAATGCACGGGTGCAAATACGCAAACTATGCAATTCAGGAGTCCGATCTTATTATTGCTGTGGGAGCAAGGTTTGACGACCGTGTGACAGGTAAACTCGAGTCTTTTGCCCCAAATGCCAGAGTTATCCACATTGATGTTGACCCTGCCGAGATTTCCAAGAATGTAAAGGTACATATCCCCATTGTCGGGGACGCAAAGCAGGTACTCAAATCCCTGATTAAATATGTCCAGTGCTGCAAATCCGCGGAATGGATTGAAAAGGTAAACCAGTGGAAGAAAGAATACCCTCTTGCCTACAGGAAGTCTCAGGATACCATAATGCCTCAGTTTGTTATTGAGCAGATCTCCGAAGCCTGCAAAGACGCAATAATAGTTACCGAAGTCGGACAGCACCAGATGTGGGCTGCTCAGTTCTTCAAATACAGCAAACCCAGAACCTTCCTTACCTCAGGCGGGCTTGGCACGATGGGATATGGATTCCCTGCAGCCATGGGAGCCAAGGTCGGCAGGCCGGACAAAACTGTTATCAATATCGCAGGAGACGGCTCTTTCCAGATGAACTCCCAGGAGCTCGCAACTGTGGTCCAGAACGACATCCCGGTTGTTTCCGTGGTCCTGAATAACGGTTATCTCGGTATGGTCAGGCAGTGGCAGGAACTCTTCTATGACCGGAGGTACTCCTACACCTTCATCAAAGGCAGTGTTGACTTCGTAAAGCTGGCTGAGGCCTACGGAGCCCTCGGACTGCGCGCAGAAAAGCCGTCTGAGGTCAGGCCTGCAATCGAAGAGGCTGTCAAATCCGGAAGACCGGCAGTTGTTGAGGTTATTGTCGAGTGCGAAGCAAATGTCTATCCGATGGTTCCGGCAGGAGCTGCAATTAACGAGATCATCGACCTGGAGGAACACTGA
- the ilvN gene encoding acetolactate synthase small subunit, giving the protein MKHTLAVLVENKSGVLSRVASLFSRRGYNIDSLAVGVTEDPDISRITIVVHGDDHVLEQVTKQLNKLIDVIKVSDIGTDDAVERELALIKVSADVDTRAEIMQIANIFRARIVDVAPKSMTVEVTGDESKIQAIEKLLRQFGIKEMVRTGKIAMVRGPKKV; this is encoded by the coding sequence ATGAAACACACACTTGCAGTCCTTGTGGAAAATAAGTCAGGTGTGCTCTCGAGAGTTGCTTCTCTTTTCTCAAGGCGCGGATATAATATCGACAGCCTTGCCGTGGGAGTTACCGAAGACCCTGACATATCGAGAATAACCATTGTCGTGCATGGGGACGACCATGTGCTCGAACAGGTAACAAAGCAGCTCAACAAGCTAATTGACGTTATCAAGGTCTCGGATATCGGGACTGACGATGCAGTTGAGCGGGAACTCGCCCTTATTAAAGTTTCAGCTGATGTGGACACAAGGGCAGAGATTATGCAGATTGCAAATATCTTCAGGGCCAGGATAGTGGACGTTGCCCCGAAGTCCATGACTGTTGAGGTAACAGGTGACGAAAGCAAAATTCAGGCAATCGAAAAACTTCTCCGCCAGTTCGGGATCAAGGAAATGGTCAGGACAGGCAAGATTGCAATGGTGCGCGGACCAAAGAAGGTTTAA
- the ilvC gene encoding ketol-acid reductoisomerase, protein MATIIYDDETTFDALKDKTIAIMGYGSQGHAHARNLHESGLNVVVGLRQGSSSWAKAESDGLKVMTVEDAARDADVIMILLPDEKQASVYYSQIEPNLKAGNALVFAHGFNIHYNQIVPPKDVDVFMVAPKGPGHIVRRTYTEGIGVPGLIAVYQDATGKARDLALSYAKGIGATRAGVYETTFREETETDLFGEQVDLCGGLSALIKTAFEVLVEAGYQPEMAYFETCHEVKLIVDLIYEGGLERMWHSVSNTAEYGGMTVGPRIINEESREAMYEALERIQNGEFAKEFVLEGMVNHPVLKAMERQEKEHQLEIVGKQIRANIPWLNKKIDDD, encoded by the coding sequence ATGGCAACGATAATTTATGACGATGAAACAACTTTTGATGCACTTAAGGATAAGACCATCGCAATAATGGGTTATGGAAGCCAGGGCCACGCCCATGCCAGAAACCTTCACGAATCCGGGCTTAATGTTGTTGTCGGTCTCAGGCAGGGCAGTTCCAGCTGGGCAAAAGCCGAGTCTGACGGCCTGAAGGTCATGACTGTTGAAGATGCCGCCAGAGATGCAGACGTTATCATGATCCTTCTCCCTGACGAAAAGCAGGCTTCTGTTTACTATTCTCAGATTGAGCCCAACCTTAAAGCCGGAAATGCCCTTGTTTTTGCCCACGGCTTCAATATCCACTACAACCAGATAGTGCCCCCAAAAGATGTGGACGTCTTCATGGTTGCCCCCAAAGGTCCGGGACACATTGTCAGGAGAACCTACACTGAAGGTATCGGGGTCCCGGGTCTGATTGCAGTCTACCAGGACGCAACCGGAAAAGCCAGGGACCTCGCTCTTTCTTACGCCAAGGGTATAGGCGCAACAAGGGCAGGGGTTTACGAGACAACCTTCCGTGAAGAAACAGAAACCGACCTTTTCGGAGAACAGGTTGACCTTTGCGGCGGGCTTTCAGCACTTATCAAAACAGCTTTTGAGGTTCTTGTGGAAGCAGGGTACCAGCCTGAAATGGCTTACTTTGAAACCTGCCACGAAGTTAAACTCATTGTTGACCTTATCTATGAAGGCGGACTTGAGAGGATGTGGCACTCTGTTTCCAACACTGCCGAATATGGAGGCATGACCGTTGGCCCGAGAATCATCAATGAAGAGTCCCGCGAAGCTATGTACGAAGCTCTTGAGAGAATCCAGAACGGAGAGTTTGCAAAAGAGTTTGTCCTCGAAGGCATGGTCAACCACCCTGTGCTTAAAGCCATGGAACGCCAGGAAAAGGAACACCAGCTTGAAATTGTGGGAAAACAGATCCGCGCAAACATCCCCTGGCTCAACAAAAAGATTGATGACGACTAA
- a CDS encoding metallophosphoesterase family protein: MNSTITWLHISDTHFCKEKHDFDSMRVIDRFFEDLYFMKTNYNLYPDLIFFTGDVVYSCTESTLESQYKEAQEFLDKILRTFSIKSNNNVFIVPGNHDVDRVSISPEQTSWLDDQVKKNRIEASLNVNIMIQKNTPQFQRYMERLNKYKKFLEVNDYKHLLEDPDRLTYSTVRDINGFNVGIVGLNSVWSSRGGSDEDRGRLWLGTYQISKACNKIKNTTFSIVISHHPPDWFTFMEEKLMCKYIRNEFQFYLFGHEHEEWVTPIENYIRITSGALYNGFEQKHGYNFVRLYPHENRGEIFLRTYNGARWIPDIIGNETDNEGRWNLQGIFNESFPILRKNDENNSSKESKNSESNKVTNVKESEKISNKAERKDIENRLEIFYAPAQNAIMVANKFIKEPQNLKTLSEICKHKRGYEHQDMTPFERASIYVVEELKLIANYRFLAKKDTIKSFEKYVYEEESEENYLELSRLINRDIEDYQESLNNI, from the coding sequence ATGAACAGTACAATTACGTGGCTACACATTTCTGACACTCATTTTTGCAAAGAAAAGCATGATTTCGATAGCATGAGAGTTATTGATCGTTTTTTCGAGGACTTATATTTTATGAAAACTAATTATAATCTATATCCTGATCTAATTTTTTTTACCGGTGATGTAGTATATAGTTGTACTGAGTCGACTCTCGAAAGTCAATATAAGGAAGCTCAAGAATTCCTTGATAAAATACTAAGAACATTTTCAATTAAAAGCAATAATAATGTTTTTATCGTACCAGGAAATCATGATGTTGACCGTGTTTCAATATCACCCGAGCAAACATCTTGGTTGGATGATCAAGTAAAAAAAAACAGAATAGAAGCAAGCTTAAATGTCAATATAATGATACAAAAAAACACTCCGCAATTTCAAAGGTATATGGAACGTCTTAATAAGTATAAGAAATTTTTAGAAGTAAACGATTATAAGCATCTTCTTGAAGATCCTGATCGTTTGACATATTCAACAGTACGTGACATCAATGGATTTAATGTGGGAATTGTAGGATTGAACTCTGTTTGGTCTTCGCGAGGTGGTAGTGATGAAGATAGAGGAAGGTTATGGCTTGGAACTTATCAAATATCAAAAGCTTGCAATAAAATAAAAAACACTACATTTTCAATAGTTATTAGCCATCATCCACCAGATTGGTTTACATTTATGGAAGAAAAACTTATGTGCAAATATATTAGAAATGAATTTCAATTCTATCTTTTTGGACATGAGCACGAAGAATGGGTTACACCTATCGAAAATTACATCCGCATAACTTCTGGAGCTCTTTACAATGGTTTCGAACAAAAGCATGGATACAATTTTGTAAGGTTATATCCTCATGAAAATCGAGGAGAAATATTTTTACGAACTTATAACGGTGCCAGATGGATACCAGATATCATTGGGAATGAGACCGACAATGAAGGTAGATGGAATCTACAGGGAATATTCAACGAATCCTTTCCTATTCTAAGGAAAAACGATGAGAACAATTCATCCAAAGAAAGCAAAAATTCCGAATCAAATAAAGTAACTAATGTTAAAGAATCTGAAAAAATATCAAATAAAGCTGAAAGAAAAGATATTGAAAATAGGCTTGAGATATTTTATGCTCCTGCACAAAATGCTATAATGGTAGCGAATAAATTTATAAAAGAGCCTCAAAATCTAAAGACATTGTCTGAAATATGCAAGCATAAGAGAGGCTATGAACATCAAGATATGACTCCATTCGAAAGAGCAAGTATATACGTAGTCGAAGAACTCAAACTGATTGCAAATTATCGTTTCCTAGCTAAAAAAGATACAATCAAATCATTTGAAAAATATGTGTATGAAGAAGAAAGCGAAGAAAATTACTTAGAACTATCAAGACTTATAAATAGGGATATAGAGGATTATCAAGAAAGTTTAAACAATATCTGA